One bacterium genomic window, AAAATTAAAAGGCGTAGAAGCATTAATCATTACTATAAAAGATGGCAATTTAAATCTGATAAAATCGTCTGGGATGATGCAATTCGTCCTTCGCTAGAAGGATTCTTATTTCTCTAACCGATTTAGATCAGTGGTGCGTGGCGTATCCGCTCATCTCATTTCCGGTCCACTGCGACTTTGGCAATGACTTTGTGAAGCTGCCCAGACGAGATCAGTGGCATGTGTGCATCTTCCGGAAAGAAGATCGCAAAGGTTCCACATGCGGTTGACAGCCAGGCATCTGGCTTGTCCTTGAAGAACTGAGCGTCAGTTTCTTCATCGTATTCCTTTGAAGGTTGGTTACACGATGATTTGGGCTTCCATCCCATATTATCAGTTCCTGCCAAGACTAATTGGATATCAATGTATTTTTCATGCGTTTCGAGTAGAGCATCCTCTTTCTTACGACCATGATCCTTAGCCACCATAGCATAGACACTGTCTCCATCTATGTCATACTTGTTCACCGGCAGTTCCTTCAGATCTGGGCGCATAAGAAACTCAAATGCCTTTGCAAACCCCTTGTTCAAGGCCAAATAACGCTGTGCATTCTCAAGTACATCCAAAACCATGTTTATTCC contains:
- a CDS encoding YhcH/YjgK/YiaL family protein; amino-acid sequence: MVLDVLENAQRYLALNKGFAKAFEFLMRPDLKELPVNKYDIDGDSVYAMVAKDHGRKKEDALLETHEKYIDIQLVLAGTDNMGWKPKSSCNQPSKEYDEETDAQFFKDKPDAWLSTACGTFAIFFPEDAHMPLISSGQLHKVIAKVAVDRK